One segment of Bdellovibrionales bacterium DNA contains the following:
- a CDS encoding UDP-N-acetylmuramoyl-L-alanyl-D-glutamate--2,6-diaminopimelate ligase yields the protein MRLSNLIAPIKGANLQGSDADISGISADSRAIEQGSLFMAVSGLTADGRAFIQDAVAKGAVAVMVEEGTDIATLPQGASYVTVPNARAALSAIAATFYPRQPQTIAAVTGTSGKTSTVQFTRDLWTQGGKQAASLGTLGLIAPQVQRYGSLTTPDPITLHKTLDEIAAQGVTHVAMEASSHGIEFNRLDHVAISLAAFTNLSRDHLDYHKTMDDYFAAKLRLFTTLLADGGTAIINADVPEFADVKAACETRGIKVMCFGRSGCHLLLKANAPETGGQRMRFELLGKPYEITLPLIGEFQIWNSLCALTLAIASGEDQEIMVQAMEKLAGVAGRLEKIGTTPSGGVVFVDYAHKPAALENVLAALRPHVTAHGNNAKLRVVFGCGGNRDKGKRPLMGNIAQSLADDVIVTDDNPRHEIAASIRQEILAACVPCPHLKEIGNRAEAIQAGIESLKEGDVLVIAGKGHEEGQIVGDQVLPFNDADEARKVLNGL from the coding sequence ATGCGGCTGTCGAATCTAATCGCGCCCATTAAGGGCGCCAACCTACAGGGTTCTGATGCCGACATATCCGGCATCAGCGCGGACTCACGCGCCATTGAACAAGGGTCCCTCTTTATGGCCGTGTCGGGGCTGACCGCCGATGGCCGCGCCTTTATCCAAGACGCTGTCGCCAAGGGTGCCGTCGCCGTTATGGTTGAGGAAGGGACGGACATCGCCACCCTGCCACAGGGAGCCTCTTACGTTACTGTACCGAATGCTCGCGCCGCGCTTTCCGCCATCGCGGCTACCTTCTATCCGCGCCAGCCCCAAACCATCGCCGCCGTCACGGGAACCAGCGGCAAGACCTCAACCGTACAGTTCACGCGCGATCTATGGACGCAAGGCGGCAAGCAAGCCGCCAGCCTTGGCACGCTGGGGCTAATTGCGCCGCAGGTTCAGCGCTATGGCTCGCTGACGACGCCCGACCCCATCACGCTGCACAAAACGCTGGATGAGATTGCCGCGCAAGGCGTGACCCATGTGGCGATGGAGGCGTCTAGCCACGGGATCGAGTTCAACCGGCTGGATCACGTCGCAATTTCGCTAGCCGCGTTCACCAACCTGTCACGCGATCATTTGGACTATCACAAAACGATGGACGATTACTTCGCGGCCAAGCTGCGGCTATTCACGACGCTTCTGGCGGATGGCGGCACAGCCATCATCAACGCCGATGTCCCTGAGTTTGCCGACGTCAAAGCCGCCTGCGAAACGCGTGGGATCAAAGTCATGTGCTTTGGGCGAAGTGGCTGCCATCTCCTTTTAAAAGCGAACGCGCCAGAAACGGGCGGCCAACGTATGCGCTTTGAGCTTTTGGGCAAACCGTACGAAATCACCCTCCCCCTTATCGGCGAGTTTCAAATCTGGAACAGCCTGTGCGCCCTGACCCTTGCTATCGCCAGCGGCGAAGATCAAGAAATCATGGTGCAAGCCATGGAGAAGCTGGCGGGCGTTGCGGGAAGACTTGAGAAAATCGGGACAACCCCTTCAGGCGGCGTGGTCTTTGTCGATTACGCGCATAAGCCCGCCGCTTTGGAAAATGTTCTGGCCGCCTTGCGCCCTCATGTTACAGCCCATGGCAACAACGCCAAGCTGCGCGTCGTTTTCGGCTGCGGCGGCAATCGCGATAAGGGTAAACGACCCCTAATGGGCAATATAGCGCAGAGCTTGGCCGATGACGTGATTGTGACAGACGACAACCCGCGCCACGAAATCGCCGCATCCATCCGGCAAGAGATTTTAGCCGCTTGCGTGCCGTGTCCCCACTTAAAGGAAATTGGCAACCGCGCAGAGGCCATCCAAGCCGGAATCGAATCATTGAAAGAAGGCGATGTCTTGGTTATCGCTGGAAAAGGGCATGAGGAAGGACAGATCGTCGGCGATCAGGTACTTCCCTTTAACGATGCCGACGAGGCACGAAAGGTTTTAAACGGGTTATGA
- a CDS encoding UDP-N-acetylmuramoylalanyl-D-glutamyl-2,6-diaminopimelate--D-alanyl-D-alanine ligase, with protein sequence MKVSWTAEEVLRAVRGQSLHTQDWIAGGVSIDSRTLQKGDLFVSIKGDSYDGHAYVHAAMERGAAAAIVGHQPPQVAPDAPLLFVDDTLTALQDLGRVGRCRSQAKIVAVTGSVGKTSSKEQLRLMLGAIDDTYANEGSLNNQWGVPLTLARLPASAKFGIVELGMNHTGELAALTRDVKPHLALITTIEAVHLEHFASVEAIADAKAEIFLGMDPSGIAVLNRDNAYFGRLLAAARTQGLRQILSFGQDPKSDARLLAFAPDSEGTTVEAVILDQKITFRVGTPGMHLAFNALGCLLACAALDTDLATCAEALAGYRPPVGRGTRQSVSLAGEGTFTLIDESFNASPASTHAAIAALGQTPVTGQGRRIAALGDMKELGATSSELHRDLMASLLENRIDHVFCCGEMMAHLFDTLPAAMRGGWAEDSATLAPLVTAATHAGDAVMVKGSHSMHMEIIVAALSAPSALPHQLAS encoded by the coding sequence ATGAAAGTTTCTTGGACAGCCGAAGAAGTTTTGCGCGCCGTGCGCGGCCAAAGTCTGCACACCCAAGACTGGATTGCGGGCGGCGTCAGCATCGACAGCCGCACCTTGCAAAAGGGCGATCTGTTTGTGTCAATCAAAGGGGATTCCTATGACGGGCATGCCTATGTTCACGCCGCGATGGAACGCGGCGCGGCGGCGGCCATCGTGGGCCACCAACCGCCCCAAGTCGCGCCCGATGCCCCCCTTCTCTTCGTTGACGATACCCTCACCGCGCTGCAAGATTTGGGCCGCGTAGGTCGCTGCCGCTCACAGGCCAAAATCGTGGCCGTCACAGGCTCGGTCGGCAAAACAAGCAGCAAGGAACAACTGCGCCTGATGCTGGGCGCTATCGATGATACCTATGCCAATGAAGGCAGTCTGAACAACCAGTGGGGCGTCCCCCTGACGCTGGCGCGGCTGCCCGCTTCGGCCAAGTTCGGCATTGTAGAGCTTGGCATGAACCATACGGGTGAGCTGGCAGCGCTGACACGCGACGTGAAGCCTCACCTTGCGCTTATCACCACCATCGAAGCCGTCCATCTTGAACATTTTGCGTCCGTCGAAGCGATTGCCGACGCGAAAGCCGAAATCTTTTTAGGCATGGATCCAAGCGGCATTGCCGTTTTGAACCGCGATAACGCCTATTTCGGGCGGCTGCTCGCCGCCGCACGCACGCAAGGCCTTCGCCAGATTCTCAGTTTTGGCCAAGATCCCAAAAGCGATGCACGCCTGCTGGCCTTTGCCCCTGACAGTGAGGGCACGACGGTCGAGGCCGTTATTCTGGATCAAAAGATTACCTTTCGCGTTGGCACACCCGGCATGCATTTGGCCTTTAACGCCCTCGGCTGCCTGTTGGCCTGCGCCGCGCTTGATACCGACCTTGCCACCTGCGCCGAAGCGCTGGCGGGCTATCGCCCCCCCGTAGGGCGCGGTACGCGCCAAAGCGTTTCCCTTGCAGGCGAAGGAACCTTTACGCTTATCGACGAAAGCTTTAACGCCAGTCCTGCCTCCACCCACGCGGCGATTGCCGCTTTGGGACAAACGCCTGTAACAGGCCAAGGCCGCCGCATCGCCGCGCTGGGCGATATGAAAGAGCTGGGCGCAACATCCAGCGAGCTACACCGCGATCTGATGGCCTCCCTTCTTGAAAATCGGATTGACCACGTCTTTTGCTGCGGCGAGATGATGGCACATCTTTTCGACACCCTCCCCGCTGCCATGCGCGGCGGCTGGGCAGAAGATAGCGCCACGCTTGCGCCGCTGGTGACAGCGGCAACCCACGCGGGCGACGCCGTGATGGTCAAAGGCTCACACAGTATGCATATGGAAATCATCGTTGCGGCGCTAAGCGCCCCGTCCGCTTTGCCTCATCAATTAGCGAGTTAA
- the mraY gene encoding phospho-N-acetylmuramoyl-pentapeptide-transferase, with protein sequence MLYYLLFPYAHEFIAFNLFRYITFRTGGALLTALIICFVLGPRLIRWLRAKQGEGQPIRDDGPETHLKKRGTPTMGGLMILISVIVSTLLWGDLENTYVWIVLFVTAGFGLVGFLDDYQKLTKRNAHGVPAKVRLSIQIVIAAIATYAIMSTATGSHITDIAIPFFKDLWLPLGSFFIAFAVFVMVGASNAVNLTDGLDGLATVPVLIVALCFGMIAYLVGNMVFANYLQIAHVAGAGELSVFCGALVGACLGFLWFNTPPAQVFMGDTGSLALGSSIGVIAIIIKHEIVLAIIGGLFVMETVSVIIQVASFKLTGKRVFKMAPIHHHFEKLGWSEPTVVIRFWIIACILALIGMSTLKLR encoded by the coding sequence ATGCTCTATTATCTTCTTTTTCCCTACGCGCATGAGTTTATCGCGTTCAACCTATTTCGCTACATTACGTTTCGCACAGGCGGTGCTTTGCTCACCGCCTTGATCATTTGTTTTGTGCTTGGCCCACGCCTGATCCGCTGGCTTCGCGCTAAACAAGGCGAAGGCCAGCCCATCCGCGACGATGGCCCTGAAACACACCTGAAAAAACGCGGCACGCCCACCATGGGGGGGCTGATGATCCTTATCTCTGTGATTGTCAGCACGCTTTTATGGGGCGATTTAGAAAACACTTATGTATGGATTGTTCTGTTTGTGACGGCAGGCTTTGGGCTGGTCGGCTTTCTGGACGATTATCAAAAACTCACCAAGCGCAACGCGCATGGCGTTCCGGCCAAGGTTCGTCTTAGCATCCAGATTGTCATCGCAGCGATAGCAACCTATGCCATTATGAGCACGGCGACAGGCAGCCATATCACCGACATCGCGATCCCCTTTTTCAAAGATTTGTGGCTGCCTTTAGGAAGCTTTTTTATCGCCTTCGCCGTTTTCGTCATGGTGGGGGCCAGCAACGCCGTCAATCTTACGGACGGCCTTGACGGCCTTGCCACCGTGCCCGTCCTCATCGTCGCCTTGTGCTTTGGGATGATAGCCTATCTCGTCGGCAATATGGTTTTCGCCAATTACCTGCAAATCGCGCATGTGGCTGGCGCGGGCGAGCTGTCCGTTTTTTGCGGCGCGCTTGTCGGCGCTTGCCTTGGCTTTCTATGGTTCAACACGCCGCCCGCGCAGGTGTTTATGGGCGATACAGGCTCCCTCGCGCTTGGCAGTTCCATTGGCGTGATTGCCATCATCATCAAGCACGAAATCGTTCTGGCCATCATTGGCGGCCTCTTCGTTATGGAGACCGTGTCCGTTATCATCCAAGTGGCCTCGTTCAAGCTGACCGGCAAGCGCGTCTTTAAAATGGCGCCGATTCATCACCATTTCGAAAAACTGGGTTGGTCAGAGCCAACCGTCGTGATCCGCTTTTGGATCATCGCCTGCATCCTTGCTTTGATCGGCATGTCCACCTTGAAACTGCGTTAA